A region of Mammaliicoccus sp. Dog046 DNA encodes the following proteins:
- a CDS encoding undecaprenyldiphospho-muramoylpentapeptide beta-N-acetylglucosaminyltransferase, with protein MKKIAFTGGGTIGHVAVNLALIPEAEKRNIETIYIGSKNGIEKEMITSSAKSTRYIPISSGKLRRYLSFENLKDIFKVLKGVLDARKVLKKEKPDLVFSKGGFVSVPVIIAAKSLKIPSIVHESDVTPGLANKISMKFANKMYTTFEETLKYVPAEKSDYIGAIIREDLRDGSKEEGYKLTGFNSDLPVLLIMGGSLGSKVLNDTIRENLDYLTKKYQIIHLTGKGHLDPSIKNKNYVQFEFVSNELMHFYAITDSVISRAGANAIYEFATIKLPMLLIPLGLDQSRGDQIDNAKIFERNGYAKVLQEDEVNQSNLISAIDKLENDRENIIENMNHFKESYTKETLFNKIETDIQ; from the coding sequence ATGAAAAAAATCGCATTTACTGGAGGCGGAACAATAGGTCATGTTGCAGTGAACTTAGCGCTTATACCAGAAGCTGAAAAAAGAAATATAGAAACCATTTATATTGGTTCAAAAAATGGCATAGAAAAAGAAATGATTACAAGTTCAGCAAAAAGTACAAGATATATTCCTATTTCAAGTGGGAAACTTCGCAGATATTTATCTTTTGAAAACTTAAAAGATATTTTTAAAGTATTGAAAGGTGTATTAGATGCACGAAAAGTATTAAAAAAAGAAAAGCCAGACTTAGTATTTTCTAAAGGTGGATTTGTAAGTGTACCTGTTATTATTGCAGCTAAATCATTAAAAATCCCAAGTATTGTACATGAATCTGATGTAACACCTGGTTTAGCTAATAAAATATCAATGAAATTTGCGAATAAAATGTATACCACTTTCGAAGAAACATTAAAATATGTACCTGCTGAAAAATCAGATTACATCGGTGCAATCATTAGAGAAGATTTAAGAGACGGTTCAAAAGAAGAAGGGTATAAACTCACAGGCTTTAACAGCGATTTACCTGTATTACTTATAATGGGTGGTAGTCTCGGTTCAAAAGTACTTAATGATACAATTCGTGAAAACCTAGATTATTTAACTAAAAAATATCAAATTATACATTTAACAGGTAAAGGACATTTAGATCCTTCAATAAAGAACAAAAATTATGTTCAATTTGAGTTTGTTTCAAACGAACTCATGCACTTCTATGCAATAACTGATAGCGTCATTAGTCGTGCTGGTGCAAACGCAATTTATGAATTCGCTACAATTAAATTGCCTATGCTATTAATACCTCTTGGATTAGATCAATCAAGAGGTGACCAAATTGATAACGCCAAAATATTTGAGAGAAATGGCTATGCCAAAGTTCTTCAAGAAGATGAGGTTAATCAGTCAAATCTTATTAGTGCAATAGACAAGTTAGAAAATGATCGTGAGAACATCATAGAAAATATGAATCATTTTAAAGAAAGTTATACGAAAGAAACACTATTCAATAAGATTGAAACAGATATCCAATAA
- a CDS encoding phosphatase PAP2 family protein, which yields MSQANRTLLILIFSLIFGVIAFFHESRLGKWIDNEVYNFIYSTESFITTSIMLGFTKIGEVWAMIALSLMVICYMKLKKYNIETLFFAITMILSGVLNPLLKNVFDRERPTLLRLIDISGFSFPSGHAMGSTAFFGSLIYIIFRNADKSINPYLIGICVICISMISSSRVYLGVHYPTDIIAGIIGGVICILLTQSMLKNKLFLFKKST from the coding sequence ATGAGCCAAGCAAATCGTACATTACTCATACTTATATTTAGTCTTATTTTTGGAGTGATCGCGTTTTTCCACGAATCTCGACTAGGTAAATGGATTGATAATGAAGTTTATAACTTTATATATTCAACTGAAAGTTTCATAACAACTTCAATCATGCTTGGCTTCACTAAAATTGGAGAAGTTTGGGCAATGATTGCCTTATCTTTAATGGTCATATGTTACATGAAATTAAAGAAATATAATATAGAAACTTTATTTTTCGCGATTACTATGATTTTATCTGGAGTTTTAAATCCTTTACTTAAAAATGTATTTGATAGAGAGCGACCAACTTTATTAAGATTAATCGATATTTCAGGATTTAGTTTCCCAAGTGGACACGCGATGGGTTCGACTGCATTTTTCGGCTCATTAATTTATATAATATTCAGAAATGCTGATAAATCGATTAATCCATATCTCATTGGAATTTGTGTTATTTGTATATCAATGATTTCTTCATCTCGTGTATACTTAGGCGTTCATTATCCTACAGATATCATTGCTGGTATTATCGGAGGCGTCATTTGCATACTCCTTACACAAAGTATGTTGAAAAATAAATTATTCTTATTTAAGAAGTCAACTTAA
- a CDS encoding response regulator transcription factor yields MKKILIIEDEQNLARFIELELKHEDYEVEICNDGESGLKQALQEDYNCILLDLMLPKMNGLEVCRRVRREKSTPIIMITAKGDTYDKVIGLDYGADDYIVKPFDIEELLARIRVIIRRNVTTETKSNTIHVNDLTIDKNAFSVSIHGQSVDLTKTEYELLLLLAENQNFVLQREQILNHVWGYESEVETNVVDVYIRYLRNKLKPFNKENIIETVRGVGYVIRS; encoded by the coding sequence ATGAAAAAGATTCTAATTATAGAGGATGAACAAAACTTAGCACGATTTATAGAATTAGAACTCAAACATGAAGATTATGAAGTAGAAATTTGTAACGATGGCGAAAGCGGACTTAAACAAGCCTTACAAGAGGATTACAATTGTATACTACTAGATTTAATGCTGCCAAAAATGAATGGTCTAGAAGTTTGTAGACGTGTTAGAAGAGAAAAGTCTACACCCATTATAATGATTACCGCTAAAGGTGATACATATGACAAAGTTATCGGACTAGATTATGGTGCGGATGATTATATCGTAAAACCATTCGATATTGAAGAGTTACTTGCAAGAATTCGTGTCATTATTAGAAGAAATGTCACTACAGAAACGAAAAGCAATACGATACATGTTAATGACTTAACTATTGATAAAAATGCTTTTTCAGTTTCAATTCATGGCCAATCTGTTGATTTAACAAAAACAGAGTATGAGTTATTACTACTGCTAGCTGAAAATCAAAACTTTGTACTACAAAGGGAACAAATATTAAACCACGTTTGGGGTTATGAATCAGAAGTTGAAACAAATGTTGTTGATGTTTATATAAGATATTTAAGAAATAAATTAAAGCCGTTCAATAAAGAAAACATTATTGAAACTGTAAGAGGCGTAGGGTACGTGATTAGATCATGA
- a CDS encoding HAMP domain-containing histidine kinase translates to MKHQSLKTKLMMLTTTITFIIFALFSMFIIYFISLYLKDQETDTATRSTYDTVNLLKTKTLGQITSTDINAAITDAQKLVLYDKFGRPIFEETHNDNLDYTPKFEKVNQLKIYETKHNNKSYIVVYVPVNTSYFTGYEAIIHPLDNYDSIIKFMIVLASIFGLTALFIIAIISYIFSSQITKPITILSDKMKQIRRDGFQEKLVVPTNYEETSDMIHTFNNMMEQLEVSFDQQKQFVEDASHELRTPLQIIQGHLNLIQRWGKNNPEVLEESLDISIEEMTRITKLVEELLLLSKDSRSNTGQELDTIDINYEIQSRIKSLRKLHPDYSFNFQSNFNAIRMNINRYHFEQMLLIFIDNAMKYDTKNKNIEVHTNLKNRNITIDIIDHGLGIPKKDLEFIFDRFYRVDKSRSRKEGGNGLGLSIAKKLINSYDGIVKVDSVVNEYTKISVVFKESFINK, encoded by the coding sequence ATGAAACATCAATCTTTAAAAACGAAATTGATGATGCTTACTACGACGATTACATTTATTATCTTTGCTTTATTTAGCATGTTTATTATTTATTTTATAAGCTTATATTTAAAGGACCAAGAAACAGATACTGCAACGAGAAGTACGTATGATACTGTAAATTTATTAAAAACGAAAACGTTAGGACAAATTACTTCAACGGATATAAATGCGGCGATTACCGATGCACAGAAACTCGTTTTATATGATAAATTCGGAAGACCTATATTTGAAGAAACGCATAATGACAATTTAGACTATACACCTAAATTTGAAAAAGTGAATCAATTAAAAATTTATGAAACTAAACATAATAATAAATCCTATATAGTCGTTTACGTACCTGTTAATACAAGTTACTTCACAGGATATGAGGCAATCATTCATCCTTTAGATAACTATGATTCAATCATTAAATTTATGATTGTATTAGCGTCGATATTTGGACTAACAGCTTTATTCATTATTGCTATTATAAGTTACATTTTTAGTTCACAAATAACAAAACCAATCACGATATTGTCTGACAAAATGAAACAAATTCGTCGAGATGGTTTCCAAGAAAAACTTGTAGTTCCTACAAATTATGAAGAAACATCTGATATGATTCATACCTTTAACAACATGATGGAACAACTTGAAGTTTCATTTGACCAGCAGAAACAGTTTGTAGAAGATGCATCACACGAATTACGAACGCCATTACAAATTATTCAAGGGCACTTGAATTTAATACAAAGATGGGGGAAAAATAACCCCGAAGTGCTTGAAGAGTCCTTAGATATTTCTATAGAAGAAATGACTCGAATTACTAAATTAGTAGAAGAATTATTACTGCTATCTAAAGATTCACGTTCAAACACCGGACAAGAACTTGATACCATTGATATCAATTATGAAATTCAATCTAGGATTAAGTCTTTACGTAAATTACATCCTGATTATTCATTCAACTTTCAATCCAACTTTAATGCGATCAGAATGAATATCAATCGATATCATTTTGAACAAATGCTTTTAATTTTTATAGACAATGCAATGAAATATGATACAAAAAATAAAAACATAGAAGTTCACACAAATTTAAAGAATAGAAACATCACAATTGATATCATTGACCACGGTCTAGGTATACCTAAAAAAGACTTAGAATTCATATTTGACCGATTCTATAGAGTGGATAAATCACGTTCTAGAAAAGAAGGTGGAAATGGATTAGGGTTATCGATTGCTAAAAAATTAATTAATTCTTATGATGGTATTGTAAAAGTTGATAGTGTTGTAAATGAATATACAAAAATATCTGTTGTGTTTAAAGAATCTTTTATCAACAAATAG
- a CDS encoding 2-oxoglutarate dehydrogenase E1 component: protein MKNDNHVEAPVRFGTNLGLMLEMYDNYVNDPQSVPEDLQVLFDELSSNNTGNGLQSTTGVDNSSVKRVMRLIDNIRQYGHLTADIYPVYRPERKNVPKLTHQDFGLSKETLEKLPSVIVSDHFDGEFNNAYEAIEYMTSCYQGPIAFEYTHINNNEERVWLKRYIESTKTIEITKEEKIDLLKSLAEVEGFEKYIHKNFVGAKRFSIEGVDTLVPMLQRVLKRTNAANIPNIQIGMAHRGRLNVLTHVLEKPYEMMISEFMHKNPMIFLPKDGSLEITAGWTGDVKYHLGGTKTTSKYGNEQSITLANNPSHLEIVSPVVLGKARANQDTTEDAGRPTQDVNKSLAVLIHGDAAFPGQGINFESMNLSNLDGYTTGGSLHIITNNRIGFTTEAADGRSTTYSTDVAKGYDLPIIHVNADDVEATVKAIEMAMDFREKFNKDFVIDLVGYRRYGHNEMDEPSITNPMMYKSIKEHPSIELLYGQKLVDQGIITKEEMNQIFDDVTKRLRDAHDKIDKNAEMDNPEMALPEKISEGQDYELQNLTYDQLKAINDAMFDYPEDFTVFKKLNKVLDRRREPFEKDGLVDWAHAEQLAFASILQNGTPIRLTGQDSERGTFAHRHAVLHDENDGKLFIPLHHVPNGKASFDIHNSPLSEAAVVGFEYGYNVDHPQSFNIWEAQYGDFANMAQMIFDNFMANSNAKWGEKSGLALFLPHSNEGQGPEHSSARLERFLQLAGENNMTIANLTSSSNYYHLLRRHAKYLNTDKMRPLVLMSPKSLLRNKIVSKPIEEFTTGKFEPILVEPYKKTKVKKVIISSGKMFIDLKTELQKNPNDELCLIALEQLYPFPHEEIKQVLSEFRNLETVRWVQEEAKNQGAWTFVSLKLQEILNNRNVELEYHGRKVRSSTAEGDGEIYKLLQSKVIEEALKHN from the coding sequence ATGAAGAATGATAATCATGTCGAAGCACCTGTAAGATTTGGAACTAACTTAGGGTTAATGTTAGAAATGTATGATAATTACGTTAATGATCCCCAGTCAGTACCAGAAGACTTGCAAGTGTTATTCGATGAATTAAGTAGCAACAATACAGGTAATGGTCTACAATCAACGACTGGAGTGGACAACTCTAGTGTTAAACGCGTAATGCGTCTCATCGATAATATCAGACAGTATGGACATTTAACTGCAGATATTTATCCGGTATACCGTCCAGAAAGAAAAAACGTACCAAAATTAACACACCAAGACTTTGGACTATCTAAAGAAACACTGGAAAAACTTCCATCTGTGATTGTTTCAGACCATTTTGATGGTGAATTTAATAATGCATATGAAGCGATTGAATATATGACTTCATGTTATCAAGGGCCAATAGCCTTTGAATACACGCATATTAATAACAATGAAGAACGTGTATGGTTGAAGCGATATATTGAATCAACAAAAACAATTGAAATTACAAAAGAAGAAAAAATCGACTTACTGAAAAGTTTAGCCGAAGTTGAAGGCTTTGAAAAATACATTCATAAAAACTTTGTTGGCGCAAAACGCTTCTCAATTGAAGGTGTAGACACATTAGTACCAATGTTACAACGTGTCTTAAAACGTACAAACGCCGCAAATATTCCGAATATACAAATAGGTATGGCACATAGAGGTAGATTAAATGTCTTAACTCATGTGTTGGAAAAGCCATATGAAATGATGATTTCCGAGTTCATGCATAAAAATCCTATGATTTTCTTACCAAAAGATGGATCATTAGAGATAACTGCTGGTTGGACTGGAGATGTTAAATATCACCTTGGTGGTACTAAAACAACAAGTAAATATGGTAATGAACAATCAATTACATTAGCAAATAATCCAAGTCATCTTGAGATTGTTTCACCAGTCGTACTTGGTAAAGCAAGAGCTAATCAAGATACAACTGAAGATGCTGGTAGACCAACTCAAGATGTTAATAAGTCACTTGCTGTTTTAATACACGGTGATGCTGCGTTCCCAGGACAAGGCATTAACTTTGAATCTATGAATTTAAGTAATTTAGATGGTTATACAACAGGTGGTTCATTGCACATCATTACAAATAACCGAATTGGATTCACAACTGAAGCTGCTGATGGTCGTTCAACTACTTACTCTACAGATGTAGCAAAAGGATACGACCTTCCAATTATCCATGTAAATGCTGATGATGTTGAAGCTACAGTAAAAGCGATAGAAATGGCTATGGACTTTAGAGAAAAATTCAATAAAGACTTTGTCATTGATTTAGTTGGTTATAGAAGATATGGTCACAATGAAATGGATGAACCTTCTATTACAAATCCAATGATGTATAAATCAATTAAAGAACATCCATCTATTGAATTATTATATGGTCAAAAATTAGTAGACCAAGGTATCATTACTAAAGAAGAAATGAACCAAATTTTCGATGATGTTACTAAACGCTTAAGAGATGCACATGATAAGATTGATAAAAACGCTGAGATGGATAACCCAGAAATGGCGCTACCAGAGAAAATTAGCGAAGGTCAAGATTATGAATTGCAAAATCTAACATATGATCAATTAAAAGCGATAAATGATGCAATGTTTGATTATCCAGAAGATTTCACAGTCTTTAAGAAGTTAAACAAAGTACTTGATCGCCGTCGTGAACCATTTGAAAAAGATGGTCTAGTTGACTGGGCACATGCTGAACAATTAGCATTTGCATCTATACTTCAAAATGGCACTCCGATTCGATTAACTGGTCAAGATTCAGAACGTGGTACATTCGCACATAGACACGCTGTTCTTCATGATGAAAATGATGGTAAATTATTTATTCCATTACATCATGTACCAAATGGCAAAGCTTCATTTGATATTCATAATTCACCATTATCTGAAGCTGCTGTTGTTGGATTTGAATACGGGTATAATGTAGATCATCCACAATCATTTAATATTTGGGAAGCACAATATGGTGACTTCGCAAACATGGCTCAAATGATATTTGATAACTTTATGGCAAATAGTAATGCGAAGTGGGGCGAAAAGAGCGGACTAGCTTTATTCTTACCACATAGTAATGAAGGTCAAGGACCAGAACATTCATCTGCTAGATTAGAAAGATTTTTACAATTAGCTGGTGAAAATAATATGACTATTGCTAATTTAACAAGTTCTTCAAATTATTATCATTTATTAAGAAGACATGCGAAATATTTAAATACAGATAAAATGAGACCATTAGTATTAATGTCTCCAAAAAGCTTATTAAGAAATAAAATTGTTTCTAAACCAATCGAAGAATTTACAACCGGAAAATTCGAACCAATTTTAGTTGAACCATATAAAAAGACTAAAGTTAAAAAAGTAATTATCTCATCAGGTAAGATGTTTATTGACTTAAAAACTGAACTACAAAAAAATCCTAACGATGAACTTTGTTTAATTGCTTTAGAACAACTTTATCCATTCCCACATGAAGAGATAAAGCAAGTTCTATCAGAATTTAGAAACCTTGAAACTGTTCGCTGGGTACAAGAAGAAGCGAAGAATCAAGGTGCATGGACATTTGTTAGCTTAAAATTACAAGAAATTCTAAATAATAGAAATGTAGAACTTGAATATCACGGTCGTAAAGTACGTTCTTCAACTGCTGAAGGTGACGGTGAAATTTACAAACTACTACAAAGCAAAGTAATCGAAGAAGCTTTAAAACATAATTAG
- the odhB gene encoding 2-oxoglutarate dehydrogenase complex dihydrolipoyllysine-residue succinyltransferase: MSEVKVPELAESITEGTISEWLKSVGDQVEKGENIVELETDKVNVEVISEVAGVLSEIKAEEGDTVEVGSVIAVVSDGEAQPASNEKPESEKQVEAPKEDAAKPEQAETKEASVETSTSNERIQATPSARKLAREKGIDLAKVKTQAGDVVRPEDVERASQPAQPAKSAEQSKPAQTKSNDNPSKPVVREKLSRRRQTIAKKLLEVSNNTAMLTTFNEVDMTNVMELRKRKKDKFQEDHNGTRLGFMSFFTKAAVAALKKYPDVNAEIDGTDLILKQFYDIGIAVSTDEGLVVPIVKDCDKKNFADIEQSIVDLAVKAKDKKLGLDDMMGGSFTITNGGVFGSLMSTPIINGTQAAILGMHSIVTRPIAIDKDRMENRPMMYIALSYDHRIIDGKQAVGFLKTIKDLIENPEDLLLES, translated from the coding sequence ATGTCAGAGGTAAAAGTACCAGAATTAGCAGAATCTATAACAGAAGGAACAATTTCAGAGTGGTTAAAATCAGTAGGTGACCAAGTTGAAAAAGGCGAAAACATCGTAGAACTTGAAACGGACAAAGTAAATGTTGAAGTCATTTCAGAAGTAGCTGGTGTTCTATCAGAAATTAAAGCTGAAGAAGGCGATACAGTAGAAGTAGGATCTGTTATCGCAGTTGTTTCGGATGGCGAAGCACAACCAGCATCTAATGAAAAACCAGAAAGTGAAAAACAAGTTGAAGCACCTAAAGAAGATGCCGCAAAACCTGAACAGGCAGAAACAAAAGAAGCTTCAGTTGAAACTTCAACATCTAATGAAAGAATTCAAGCTACCCCTTCTGCACGTAAATTAGCACGTGAAAAAGGTATTGATTTAGCAAAAGTAAAAACACAAGCTGGAGACGTTGTTCGTCCTGAAGATGTTGAACGTGCTTCACAACCTGCTCAACCAGCTAAATCAGCTGAACAAAGTAAACCGGCACAAACTAAATCAAATGACAATCCTTCTAAACCAGTTGTTCGTGAGAAGTTATCACGTAGACGTCAAACGATTGCTAAAAAATTACTAGAAGTTTCTAATAATACAGCAATGTTAACAACATTTAATGAAGTAGATATGACAAACGTAATGGAATTACGTAAACGTAAAAAAGACAAATTCCAAGAAGACCATAATGGTACACGTTTAGGATTCATGTCATTCTTCACTAAAGCTGCTGTTGCTGCATTGAAAAAATATCCTGACGTAAATGCTGAGATTGATGGTACTGACTTAATCTTGAAACAATTCTATGATATCGGTATCGCAGTTTCTACTGACGAAGGCTTAGTTGTACCAATCGTTAAAGATTGTGACAAAAAGAACTTTGCAGATATTGAACAAAGCATTGTAGACTTAGCTGTTAAAGCTAAGGATAAAAAATTAGGATTAGACGATATGATGGGCGGATCATTTACAATTACTAATGGTGGTGTATTTGGTTCATTAATGTCAACACCAATCATTAATGGTACACAAGCTGCTATTCTAGGCATGCATTCAATCGTTACTCGTCCAATTGCAATCGATAAAGATCGTATGGAAAATAGACCAATGATGTATATCGCATTAAGTTATGACCATAGAATTATCGATGGTAAACAAGCAGTTGGATTCTTAAAAACAATCAAAGATTTAATTGAGAACCCTGAAGATTTATTATTAGAAAGTTAA
- a CDS encoding VOC family protein yields MNGLRSVTLWTTNLEETESFYKDVLGLNTLLNKDTNILHVGDADLAPGTRLIFKQYLGESESLDTHFYGIALRVPTDFALYEYKQQFDKYEVTYESVQQLNGKHMFKFYDNNGHAFHIISDELNSGVPLGTAYDNGPISPIHQIQGIGPVMIKSPETQATGSLLKNIFELQLLAEYKTIEDEATLVFQIGAGGNGGELHLVDHSEPIESLNPPIERVAFSIDDLEHFENIVNHVKEIEMEHHIIQHEAGLISLFIRDITGIIITITYDTVN; encoded by the coding sequence ATGAATGGACTTAGAAGCGTAACTTTATGGACTACTAATTTAGAAGAAACAGAATCATTTTATAAAGATGTATTAGGACTAAACACTTTATTAAATAAAGACACAAATATATTACATGTTGGTGATGCAGATTTAGCTCCTGGTACAAGACTGATATTCAAGCAATATCTAGGGGAAAGTGAATCATTAGATACACATTTCTACGGTATAGCTTTAAGAGTGCCGACTGACTTTGCATTATATGAATATAAACAACAATTTGATAAATATGAAGTAACATATGAATCAGTTCAACAATTAAATGGTAAACATATGTTTAAGTTTTATGATAATAACGGACATGCTTTCCATATCATTTCTGATGAACTTAATTCAGGTGTACCACTCGGAACAGCATATGACAATGGTCCAATCAGTCCTATCCATCAAATCCAAGGTATTGGACCAGTTATGATTAAATCTCCAGAAACACAAGCTACTGGTTCATTATTAAAAAATATTTTTGAGTTGCAATTATTAGCAGAATACAAGACAATAGAAGATGAGGCTACACTCGTGTTCCAAATAGGTGCAGGTGGTAATGGTGGAGAGTTACATTTAGTAGATCATTCAGAACCTATTGAATCATTAAACCCACCAATAGAAAGAGTTGCATTTTCTATAGATGATTTAGAACATTTCGAGAACATTGTAAATCATGTTAAAGAAATTGAAATGGAACATCACATCATCCAACACGAAGCAGGACTTATTTCATTATTTATAAGAGATATCACTGGAATTATTATTACAATTACGTATGATACAGTGAATTAA
- a CDS encoding DUF6501 family protein, translated as MLHETWKDNHNIKKVEVIHTDAAKFKVSDMLTVGKVYDVVNETEEYYQIIDNSGRVGGFYKTYFKEV; from the coding sequence ATGTTACACGAAACTTGGAAAGACAATCATAATATTAAAAAGGTTGAAGTGATTCATACAGATGCAGCAAAATTTAAAGTATCTGATATGTTAACAGTCGGCAAAGTATATGATGTAGTTAATGAAACTGAAGAATATTATCAAATTATCGACAATTCAGGTCGTGTTGGTGGATTCTACAAAACGTATTTCAAAGAAGTATAA
- a CDS encoding MoxR family ATPase has product MNFNKYKNNDETIYEDALSMIELNKNILLKGPTGSGKTKLAETISIDINKPMHSVNCSVDLDAESLLGFKTIETNDQGHQEIVFIDGPVIKAMKNGELLYIDEINMAKPETLPILNGVLDFRRSLTNPFTGEVVQAKEGFTVIAAINVGYIGTLPMNEALKNRFVVLDIDYIDGETLKTIIKEQSNLKDDSIIDEIIQFNKDLRVMSSQGQISEESASIRALIDLADLATVIPVRRAIKRAIIDKIDDEREQQAIQNAIELIFE; this is encoded by the coding sequence ATGAATTTTAACAAATATAAAAATAATGACGAAACAATATATGAAGATGCTTTATCAATGATCGAATTAAACAAAAATATTTTATTAAAGGGACCAACTGGATCAGGTAAAACAAAATTAGCTGAAACAATTTCAATTGATATTAATAAACCTATGCATTCAGTGAACTGTTCTGTCGATTTAGATGCAGAGAGCTTACTTGGTTTTAAAACCATAGAAACAAACGATCAAGGCCATCAAGAAATTGTATTTATCGATGGACCAGTTATTAAAGCAATGAAAAATGGAGAATTACTCTATATAGATGAAATTAATATGGCGAAACCTGAAACTTTACCTATTTTAAATGGTGTACTTGATTTTAGACGTTCTTTAACTAACCCGTTCACTGGAGAAGTAGTACAAGCAAAAGAAGGATTCACTGTAATTGCAGCAATAAATGTAGGTTATATTGGAACATTACCAATGAATGAAGCGTTAAAAAACAGATTTGTTGTGCTAGATATAGATTATATCGATGGAGAAACATTAAAAACGATAATCAAAGAGCAAAGTAATTTAAAAGATGATTCAATTATTGATGAAATTATACAATTCAATAAAGATTTACGAGTAATGTCTAGTCAAGGTCAGATTTCAGAAGAATCTGCAAGTATTAGAGCACTTATTGACTTAGCTGATTTAGCCACAGTTATACCAGTTAGACGCGCAATTAAACGTGCCATCATTGATAAAATTGATGACGAACGCGAACAACAAGCCATACAAAATGCGATTGAATTAATTTTCGAGTAA